A stretch of Bradyrhizobium sp. CCBAU 53338 DNA encodes these proteins:
- a CDS encoding flavin reductase family protein produces the protein MDSSAHDPGDVTFDFRELSPRDKYKLLIGTVVPRPIALVTTVDPQGRINAAPFSFFNCLSADPPILALGVENHPDMRFKDTGLNIRLTEVFTVNIVSHAIAEAMHVCAVPFSPEHDELKAAGLTAMPGKTVASPWIKEAPAAFECRRHITLELGKSRQIIMGEILFAHYHSDVVDAERLRIDPAKLDAIARLGGSTCSTIRDRFDMETPTLDDYWSQRES, from the coding sequence ATGGATAGCAGTGCTCACGATCCCGGCGACGTCACGTTCGATTTCCGCGAACTGTCACCGCGCGACAAATACAAGCTGCTGATCGGCACCGTCGTGCCGCGACCGATCGCGCTGGTGACGACGGTCGATCCGCAAGGGCGGATCAACGCCGCGCCGTTCAGCTTCTTCAATTGCCTGTCGGCCGATCCGCCGATCCTCGCGCTCGGCGTCGAGAACCATCCGGACATGCGCTTCAAGGACACCGGTCTCAACATCCGCCTGACCGAGGTCTTCACCGTCAACATCGTCTCGCACGCCATAGCCGAGGCAATGCACGTCTGCGCCGTGCCATTCTCGCCCGAGCATGACGAATTGAAGGCCGCGGGCCTGACCGCAATGCCCGGCAAGACCGTGGCTTCGCCCTGGATCAAGGAAGCGCCGGCCGCCTTCGAATGCCGTCGCCATATCACGCTCGAGCTCGGCAAGTCGCGCCAGATCATCATGGGTGAGATCTTGTTCGCGCATTACCATTCAGACGTCGTCGACGCCGAGCGCCTGCGCATCGACCCTGCGAAGCTCGATGCCATCGCAAGGCTCGGCGGCAGCACCTGCTCGACCATTCGCGACCGTTTCGACATGGAGACGCCGACGCTCGACGACTATTGGAGCCAAAGGGAGTCGTAG
- a CDS encoding Crp/Fnr family transcriptional regulator, which translates to MTSDAIRAALIRRLRISSAIADEDIKEIESLPISVRQYPAERAVVRDGERATDCVLIADGFCARSKTIASGKRQILSLHIPGEIPDLMSLFLHVMDHDLSTLTPATLGFISHETLQKLHRRRPVVAEMFWRDTLIDAAMFREWIVNVGQRPAPARLVHVMIELRERLRIVGRVDGASFEMPLTQEQIGEALGITAVHANRVIRQLREEGIVELNRGRVTVLDERRFLELADFDGRYLHQSPAL; encoded by the coding sequence GTGACCAGCGACGCGATCCGCGCGGCTCTCATCAGGCGCCTGCGCATATCGTCCGCGATCGCGGACGAGGACATCAAGGAGATCGAATCCCTCCCCATTTCGGTGCGCCAGTATCCGGCCGAGAGGGCGGTGGTGCGTGACGGCGAGCGCGCGACCGACTGCGTCCTGATTGCCGACGGCTTCTGCGCGCGCTCCAAGACGATCGCGAGCGGCAAGCGCCAGATTCTCTCGCTGCATATTCCCGGCGAAATCCCTGACCTGATGAGCCTGTTCCTCCACGTGATGGACCATGATCTGTCCACTCTGACGCCGGCGACGCTCGGCTTCATCAGCCACGAGACGCTGCAAAAGCTGCATCGCCGCAGGCCTGTCGTCGCCGAGATGTTCTGGCGGGACACGCTGATCGACGCCGCCATGTTCCGCGAATGGATCGTCAATGTCGGCCAGCGTCCTGCGCCGGCGCGGCTTGTCCACGTCATGATCGAGCTGCGCGAACGCCTGCGGATCGTCGGGCGCGTCGACGGGGCGAGCTTCGAGATGCCGCTGACCCAGGAACAGATCGGCGAGGCCCTGGGCATCACCGCTGTGCATGCAAATCGCGTGATCAGGCAACTGCGCGAGGAGGGAATCGTCGAGCTCAACCGCGGCCGCGTCACGGTACTCGACGAGCGGAGATTTCTGGAACTTGCTGATTTCGACGGCCGTTATCTCCATCAATCGCCAGCGCTTTGA